The Psychrobacillus sp. FSL K6-4046 DNA window GTAAGGGTAATGGGAAGCTCCCACTTCGTAGGCCCCTTGAGCTAGCATTCGTTTCTCGTTTCTCTTAGCAACAGCTACTTCGACTAATCTCTGAATTATGACTAGTGCTATAACGATGAAAAATAACATATCAATCCCTCCAATTTAATAGCACTGCTTCGCCACAAAAACCAGGGCCTAGAGCGACTAGCATGCCATAGTCATTAGGAGCATTTTCTTTAAGCATAAATTGTTCTAATACATAGAGAACCGTTGGAGAAGACATATTTCCATGATTTTTTAGCACTTCTCTTGAGGTAGCGGTTTGGTCTTCGGATAGATGAAGGGTATCCTCATACGCCTTTAACACTTTTTTTCCTCCTGGATGAGCAACAAAGTTAACGATATCCTCACTCGTAATCTTTTCCTCGCTCAAGAATTCGTGCATAAACGGGCCAAGCCATTTGGAGATAATCGTCGGTATGCTTTTCGAGAATACTACATGTAAGCCACTATTTTTTACTTCCCAGCCCATAACATCTTCAGAATCTGGCATCCATTTGGACGCTGTATTAATGATATGAGGTACGGGTCTTTTGGTTCCAATTTCCACATCGTCCCCGCAAACTAACACGCAGGCCGCTCCATCTGCAAAAAGAGAGGCACCGACTAGATTACTCTTAGAATAATCATTGGGTTGGAAGGTAAGGCTACATAGCTCAACACAAACAACGAGCACCTTGTCAGAAGGATGTGCCTTACAGTAATCAAATGCTCTGCTTATGCCTGCTGCCCCGCCTGCACAGCCTAGTCCCCACAATGGAATACGTTTTAGCCTGTCTGAGAAGGGAAGATGATTCATCACCCGCGCATCGATACTTGGAGTAGATATACCAGTGCTGCTTACAAAGATAATAGCATCAATTTCTTCAG harbors:
- a CDS encoding 3-oxoacyl-[acyl-carrier-protein] synthase III C-terminal domain-containing protein; protein product: MPKIASVSTYKPPYSLEQSNIEQLTKELFQDKIPQLERLLKVFENGDIKSRNFCVPLEWHQTNHSFEERNSLYIELTTKYSVEVIQACLQNSSFLEKNVSPEEIDAIIFVSSTGISTPSIDARVMNHLPFSDRLKRIPLWGLGCAGGAAGISRAFDYCKAHPSDKVLVVCVELCSLTFQPNDYSKSNLVGASLFADGAACVLVCGDDVEIGTKRPVPHIINTASKWMPDSEDVMGWEVKNSGLHVVFSKSIPTIISKWLGPFMHEFLSEEKITSEDIVNFVAHPGGKKVLKAYEDTLHLSEDQTATSREVLKNHGNMSSPTVLYVLEQFMLKENAPNDYGMLVALGPGFCGEAVLLNWRD